A single genomic interval of Megalobrama amblycephala isolate DHTTF-2021 linkage group LG17, ASM1881202v1, whole genome shotgun sequence harbors:
- the LOC125250878 gene encoding predicted GPI-anchored protein 58 — MAASPVSTDKMAASPVSTDKMAASPVSTDKRATLPVSTDKMAASPHPRKRRRRRKASSVLPPLTPKLLARPAPPALLALPAPPALLALPAPPALLTLPAPPELPALPAPPELLALLLALPAPPALLTLPAPPELPALPAPPELLALPAPPELLALPAPSKLLALPTPPRRLALPAPPERLALPEPPELLAHEAATDPVEIPKNFLG, encoded by the coding sequence atggccgcatcgcctgtgtctacggacaagatggccgcatcgcctgtgtctacggacaagatggccgcatcgcctgtgtctacggacaagaggGCCACATTGCCTGTGTCTACAgacaagatggccgcatcgcctcatcctcggaagaggaggaggaggaggaaggcttctTCTGTTCTTCCCCCTCTTACGCCCAAGCTGCTTGCTCGGCCGGCGCCACCTGCgcttcttgccctgccagcgccacctgcgctccttgccctgccagcgccacctgcgcttcttactctgccggcgccacctgaacTCCCTGCCTTGCCAGCACCACCTGAACTCCTTGCCctgcttcttgccctgccagcgccacctgcgcttctcactctgccggcgccacctgaacTCCCTGCCTTGCCAGCACCACCTGAACTCCTTGCCCTGCCAGCACCACCCGAGCTCctggccctgccggcgccatccAAGCTCCTAGCCCTGCCAACGCCACCCAGGCGTCTCGCCCTGCCGGCACCACCCGAACGCCTGGCCCTGCCGGAACCACCTGAACTCCTTGCCCACGAGGCCGCAACAGACCCCGTtgaaatccccaagaactttttgggg